The following is a genomic window from Sporosarcina jeotgali.
GTATTAAAAGATTCCTTCAAACGCAATGACATAAGGCTTGTTGCAGGTGTAGATGTTGCTTATTGTACATTGAACGGTAATGAATACGGTATATGTTGTATTCTGGTTATCAATGTGGACACCATGAAGGTGATAGAAAGAACGGTTAGTGCTGACCAAGTGACGGTGCCGTACATTCCAGGATATTTAGCGTTTAGAGAACTGCCTTTGATTCTTAAAGCCGCTGAAAAACTTACCTGTACGCCAGATTTATTTATGTTTGACGGGAATGGAATATTGCATCCGAGAAAGATGGGAATTGCCACACATGCCTCTTTTTTCTTAAACAGACCGACAATTGGCATCGCAAAGAGCTACTATAGAATAGCTGATGTCAGCTTCACGTCTCCAAGTAATGCAAACAAGTCCTTTGAAGATATAGTCATCGGGAACGAAGTGTACGGTAGAGCGCTCAGAACCCACAAAGATGTAAAACCCATATTTGTTTCCTGTGGTAATTACATTGAGTTATCAACTGCTGCAGAAATCACGCTACACTTAATTAATAGAGAAAGCCGTCTGCCCATCCCAGTGAGATTAGCGGATATAGAAACGAAACGACTCAAGCGTCTTCTCGTTTCGAAAACATAGTAACTTACTCTTTCATTCGCAGATCAGTGTATGCTTACTTTATTTTAATCTGATTTCATAAAAAGTATATTCATTTAAGAACTGGGTATTCCCTAAATGGCAGACTCCCACTTCATTTAAGCGTATTCTGCAGAAATTGCTGGACTTTTTCTTTATATTCCTCAGGCTCTTTAGCATAGGATTCCCCATGATTTGCACCATCTACTAAGAAGAGCTCTGTGCTGCTTGAGGTTTTCTCATGCAATTCAATTGCATTTTTTACGGGAACGAACGTGTCCGCTTTTCCATGAATGTAAAGAATTGGAACATCCGTACGCTGCACTTCCTTCAAAGCGCTGGCTTCCCTGAATAGATACCCTGCACGTGCTTTTGTAACAAGGCTTGTGCTGTCGAGCAATGGAAAAGCAGGTAAATGGAACATGCGCTTCATTTGATAGGCGAATAGCTGATAGACGGATCCATATGGACTGTCGGCAATGATCGCCTTCACTTCTGATGGTAACTCTGCTTCCCCGCTTGCCATCAGGACGGTTGCTGCCCCCATGGATAATCCGTGATAGACGACCTCTGTATCTTTTCCTAGTTTCTCAACTAGTAAGTCCGTCCAGTCGATCAAGTCTAGTCGGTCTGGCCAGCCGAATCCATAATAATTCCCTTCACTTTTGCCATGTCCCCTAGCATCGGGCATGAAAATGTTATAACCCAATTCTTGATAGTAAAAAATACCGAATAAGCCCATCTGTTTAGCATTGCCAAGATAGCCATGTGTGAGAATGACTAGTTTGTTGGTTGGCTTTTCAGCGGGTAAATAATATCCGGATAACTTCAGTCCGTCACGAGATGTCTGTGTAAGTGTTTCAAAGTTCTGCTCTGCTACCCATTTTGTCCAATCTCCATTGATGTAAAGATCCATGGTATCGTCCGCCACTTCTAAGTCTGCATTGTTTTGTAAAAAATCTTTTGGCCCGCGTTTAATAGCTAAGTCATAGAAAAAGATTCCGCCAATTATTTGTATACTAAAAAACAAGATGACTGCTAATATCAGAAGTTTCTTCCAATTAATGTTGATTTTCTTCATTTACTTACCCTCAGTTCGTTCGACTCGGTTTACTATTAGTATACAGGAGAATGGGTGACTGTATGTATTCGAGATTTTGGAAAAAGAGGGATATTATTAAGTTTGTTGTCACCCATACCGAATATCGTATTTTGCTGAAGAACAAAAAGCACTTTCCGAAGTTCCAGGAAAGTGCTTTTTTACATTGTATATTGGAATGATAACGATTATGTTAATGCGGCACTGCTGGGTAATCCCCAGTCGGAATAGGCTGCGTATTCTTTTCCACCTTCTGCCGAAAGTGCCCCAATCGCGGGACAGAGAGGTGCCGCGCCTCTGTGATTACTAGTATATGCGGTAATCTATTCACTTATACGAAGTATGATCCATCATTTACGTACATAGATTAGATTTCTAACTCGCAATTTCTTTCGGTTTAAGAACCTTGATAAAGGGAAATATCCAAAAAAGAGTTTAAATGGAAAGGAAGTAAACGAATGATTCAGACGAAAAAAGCCCTATTAGTTAAAGAAGATTTTCAAACAAGAAAAAATTTACCTGACTGGCTATTAAAAGAATATAAAACTTTCCACGATACTGTGACTGACAAGACATTTCCTTGTTACTTCGGTATGGGCGGCGAATTGAAAGGTGAATTGCGATATGCTTATATTACTCGCGATGACTGGAGTAATCTGCCGGAAGCCTTGATAGATTTTCTAGCGTTATTCGAAGACCCAAAACATAAACGGCACGGTCTTTTTGTATTTGTTGAACCATTTGAAAAAGAAGGCTCATTAGAGGAGTATCGTCAGCAGTTTTGGGACATTCTACAGTACGTACACGAACAGGACACTATAGAATGGCCTGCAGAAAGTCCCCGTGACCCCGATCACTATTTATGGGATTTTAGATTCCATGGCGAGCCAATATTTGCCTTCGGTAACACTCCCGCTTACAAGCAGCGGAAAACAAGGGATTTAGGAAATGCCATGGTAATAGGATTCCAGCCGCGTAAAATTTTTGAAGGATTGA
Proteins encoded in this region:
- a CDS encoding alpha/beta hydrolase; translation: MKKININWKKLLILAVILFFSIQIIGGIFFYDLAIKRGPKDFLQNNADLEVADDTMDLYINGDWTKWVAEQNFETLTQTSRDGLKLSGYYLPAEKPTNKLVILTHGYLGNAKQMGLFGIFYYQELGYNIFMPDARGHGKSEGNYYGFGWPDRLDLIDWTDLLVEKLGKDTEVVYHGLSMGAATVLMASGEAELPSEVKAIIADSPYGSVYQLFAYQMKRMFHLPAFPLLDSTSLVTKARAGYLFREASALKEVQRTDVPILYIHGKADTFVPVKNAIELHEKTSSSTELFLVDGANHGESYAKEPEEYKEKVQQFLQNTLK
- a CDS encoding YqcI/YcgG family protein, with the translated sequence MIQTKKALLVKEDFQTRKNLPDWLLKEYKTFHDTVTDKTFPCYFGMGGELKGELRYAYITRDDWSNLPEALIDFLALFEDPKHKRHGLFVFVEPFEKEGSLEEYRQQFWDILQYVHEQDTIEWPAESPRDPDHYLWDFRFHGEPIFAFGNTPAYKQRKTRDLGNAMVIGFQPRKIFEGLKGTEKGGVMSREKVRERVEAWDHLPKHPDISHFGDPEHNEWKQFFIGDDSEPIQGKCPFTHKEM
- a CDS encoding endonuclease V — translated: MKVFNIHPFDIDAERFPEIQSVLSERVVLKDSFKRNDIRLVAGVDVAYCTLNGNEYGICCILVINVDTMKVIERTVSADQVTVPYIPGYLAFRELPLILKAAEKLTCTPDLFMFDGNGILHPRKMGIATHASFFLNRPTIGIAKSYYRIADVSFTSPSNANKSFEDIVIGNEVYGRALRTHKDVKPIFVSCGNYIELSTAAEITLHLINRESRLPIPVRLADIETKRLKRLLVSKT